From Balneola sp. MJW-20:
GCGGGATGAAGCCGTAAATTTCATTAAAGACCAAACCGATTTTGATCCTGAATACCTGGTCATTCTGGGAACCGGTCTGGGTCAGCTGGCTGATGAGATCGAGGAAGAACATGCTATTCCCTATGATCAGATCCCTCACTTCCCGGTATCAACCGTGGAGAGTCATGCGGGCAGACTTCTGTTCGGCACCCTCGGAGGGAAAAAGGTCGTAGCCATGCAGGGGCGCTTTCATTACTACGAAGGCTATACCATGCAACAGATCGCCTTTCCGGTTCGTGTTGCCAAGTTTATTGGTGCCCAGACTTTGGTAGTCAGTAATGCCTGCGGAGGTTTGAACCCGAATTTTCGCCGTGGTGACATCATGCTGATCAATGATCACATCAACTTTTTAGGAGATAATCCGCTGATCGGTCCTAACGATGAGGAACTTGGCCCTCGCTTTCCTGATATGAGCGAGCCATATACCGAAAGACTTTTAGAGCTTGCTGAAAATGTTGCTCTCGAGAATAGCATCAAAATGCACAAAGGAGTATATCTTGCCGTTTCCGGTCCAATGCTTGAAACCAAGGCTGAGTACCGTTACATGCGCCAACTGGGAGCAGATGTAGTTGGTATGAGTACGGTCCCTGAGGTTATATCAGCCGTACATATGGGCATGGATGTTCTTGGAATTTCTGTAATTACGGACGAGTGCTTCCCGGACGCTCTTGAACCGGTAAACATAGAAGATGTACTTGCCGGGGCAGCTATGGCCGAACCTAAAATGACTCAGGTCATAATCAGAGTTCTTGAAAGACTTTAAACAACTTTTTTTCCACAAATAGCGTTAATTTTCCACAAACTATTGCATCATCGGATACAATTTGTTTCTTATATTTAACTGAAAATTTCCACTAGTCTTTGGATGTATGCATTTCGATAATTTTGACGATGAGTTGTGGGATGAATTTAAATGGGAAGCCCACCTCAACGAGGTCGAAAGAAAGAGCGAGCAACTAAGAAAATTCATCGCCTCAGATCCTAAAGGTAATGTTCCCCGGTGGATCACTCTGCTGAACGAAAGTCTTAGCGAAGATGACGCGTACGAGGCTTTTATTGAGGAAGAGTTGCTCATGGATGAAGCCTATTTCCCTGAAGAAGAAGACTGGGATGATGACGATGAAGACTGGGACGAAGATGATTTCCTATTCCGCGATATCGAAGACCTGGGTGGAGAAGAAGAAGAAGACGATTTCGATGAAGGCGAAGAATGGAAAAGCCTGACTAATGAATTTGTTGATTCAGAATACGCGGCCTTAGAAAATCTTCCTATCTATAATAATGCAAAAGATCTCGCCGTTGATATCTTGCGCTGGGCCGAACTGATCCCCGAAAAATTTCAGGATTCAGGATTCCAGGATTTTGTGGGTGATACATTGAAGATCGGAGCTAAAATAGCCGGTGGGTTTTCATTCGGTTATGAGCATGATTATATCGGTGCCAACATAGCCTATTCCAAGAAAGCACTTCAGATCGCTAACCGGTCGCTGGAAAAGCTGCAAAGCCTGAAGAGGAAAAAGTTCTTCGACCGTGAGGTATACCAGGACTTCCATTCAAGACTATTTGAACTCCGTAATGATATCGGTGTGCACGTACAGGAACTTAGAGAACGATTTAATCTCGGACTGGACTGACATTCCCTGCGGGAATTAAAGATGAAAAATTAAAAATGGCTCCTGATCAACTTCAGCAGCCATTTATTTTAACAGATATTCTTAAAGCATCTGTAATTCACTGGTCATTTATCCTTCCCGTCTTATTCGTCCCATATGGCAACATCCTTATTACCCTCTGAATCGATCGCAGCCCTGAACATCGATCCGGTATTGGTCTTCATTGAGATGTTGCCGTACTTGTCCACAGCGATAAAACCGGCATCACCGGGCTCCAGAACCTGATCGGTGAGATAATCCATAGATTCTTGCAGACTTGCCCCGGTATACTCCATGTAGGATGCTAGTGTATGAGCCGACACGTTCAGCATGATCTTTTCTCCCCAGCCGGTACCGGAAACAGCCACCAGGTCGTTAGCATATGTCCCTGAACCAATGATCGGCACGTCACCCACACGCCCGAATTTCTTGTTGGTCATTCCTCCGGTTGAGGTACCGGCTGCAAGATTTCCATTTATGTCCAGTGCAACCGTACCCACAGTTCCGTATTTCCACTCTTTCATTTTATCCGTTTCAAATAAATATCCTGTCTGCTCCGCGGCTTGTGCTTCTTTCAGCGACTGAAATCTTCGTTCAGTATAAAAATAGGAAGGGTCCACTCTTTCCACATCCGTCTGATCTGCAAACTGCTCAGCACCCTGAGAGGAAAAGAATACATGTCGGGAATCGGTCATTACCTTACGTGCCAGAGAGATCGGATTCCTGACAGTAGTGACCCCGGTAATAGCTCCGGCATTTAGTGTTGAACCATCCATGATCGCCGCATCCAGTTCATTCTTTCCTTCCGAAGTGAAAACTGCTCCTTTTCCGGCATTGAAGAGCTCATTGTCTTCCAGATAATT
This genomic window contains:
- a CDS encoding isoaspartyl peptidase/L-asparaginase family protein; protein product: MKKLLSVLAAILFTISACTTGDMQESSSAEPEIKKWAIALHGGAGYVSPDMPEDRKEAYYAALEEALSIGQGVLEDGGTALDAVEQTINYLEDNELFNAGKGAVFTSEGKNELDAAIMDGSTLNAGAITGVTTVRNPISLARKVMTDSRHVFFSSQGAEQFADQTDVERVDPSYFYTERRFQSLKEAQAAEQTGYLFETDKMKEWKYGTVGTVALDINGNLAAGTSTGGMTNKKFGRVGDVPIIGSGTYANDLVAVSGTGWGEKIMLNVSAHTLASYMEYTGASLQESMDYLTDQVLEPGDAGFIAVDKYGNISMKTNTGSMFRAAIDSEGNKDVAIWDE
- a CDS encoding purine-nucleoside phosphorylase produces the protein MKYDTVEEFRQKRDEAVNFIKDQTDFDPEYLVILGTGLGQLADEIEEEHAIPYDQIPHFPVSTVESHAGRLLFGTLGGKKVVAMQGRFHYYEGYTMQQIAFPVRVAKFIGAQTLVVSNACGGLNPNFRRGDIMLINDHINFLGDNPLIGPNDEELGPRFPDMSEPYTERLLELAENVALENSIKMHKGVYLAVSGPMLETKAEYRYMRQLGADVVGMSTVPEVISAVHMGMDVLGISVITDECFPDALEPVNIEDVLAGAAMAEPKMTQVIIRVLERL